One window from the genome of Variovorax sp. PAMC26660 encodes:
- a CDS encoding LuxR C-terminal-related transcriptional regulator, with protein sequence MNNTLAVVSDRRIEPVASTKLLPPRPSRRLVPRDALQARLLEARRQRCVVVQGPAGSGKTSTLVAWRQALLALDFDVAWLSLSAEDCEPTRFFDCLLASIGEIDPDAVREAALLMGRDSDESALEHAVITVVQAISSRSRELVLMLDDLQHLEDARIFQVLQWLLDYAPPRLHLAFASRNALPLSFARLRSQGLVSEFDLRDLRFTAEETERFLREQLGSIDKRDVQVLHELTDGWVAGLQLFVVDMQAKQGAAYARVQVRDAQAFASYFEGEVLAHLPSEELALLTRLAICNRFCASLCAALLALPHAGAGMALRLARLDSENLFISQVSSHDREIWYRVHPLLREILLARLERLPGDERRALHGEAWRWFEAHGHFDEAVRHAVLAGDAHAAADIVEACASDLLARGELASLGGLMRRLPATQVQARFELRLVAAYLRLYARDIEALEGSIAQLEAEFDTLDALQRRGLTLLRGGLALQRDDTETLLAIAPQLEAIPDDAQAIFAGRNHLLAWMHMYRDAYGEARTLLEEAAQQHGTSTGRGLIGRCLAGMSYALEGRMTEAEHLFRAVLQEAHGHGAARIGVASMAAGLQSDVLYEWNELEAACSLLEPRIEVLERASIPDAVLRAFVVLACAHWLAGRRLEALDHLDHLEDYAVRNGLDRLLAHALVLRMRLYLKQGETAQADQVFERVKVLNARHADAGKGTAAETWRITERARADMCLHWNDFDGAVDCLKPLVECTASAGRWRILAALRLQLAIAESGRGNQRTARQQAIEALRLGHRLGLVRSLLDVSANVPSLLDALLADAALDPVLAFYAQRLVDAAAATRRARAAVGVAASAAAEGVAVDLLNEREREVLDLVAQAMPNKKIARVLGVTPHTVKWHLRKIYSKLGVAERDEAVARMRDLSLLRETPKLR encoded by the coding sequence TTGAACAACACTCTTGCGGTGGTGTCCGACCGCAGGATCGAGCCGGTCGCCAGCACCAAGCTGCTTCCGCCGCGCCCGTCGCGCCGGCTGGTGCCGCGCGACGCATTGCAGGCGCGGCTGCTGGAGGCCCGGCGCCAGCGCTGCGTGGTCGTGCAGGGCCCCGCGGGCAGCGGCAAGACCAGCACGTTGGTGGCGTGGCGGCAGGCACTGCTGGCGCTGGACTTCGACGTCGCCTGGCTGTCCCTGTCTGCCGAAGACTGCGAGCCGACACGTTTCTTCGACTGCCTGCTGGCCAGCATCGGCGAGATCGATCCCGACGCGGTGCGCGAGGCGGCGCTCCTGATGGGGCGGGACAGCGATGAGTCGGCGCTCGAGCACGCCGTGATCACCGTCGTGCAGGCCATCTCGTCCCGCTCGCGGGAACTGGTGCTGATGCTCGACGATCTCCAGCACCTGGAGGACGCCCGCATCTTCCAGGTGCTGCAATGGCTGCTCGACTACGCACCGCCGCGGCTGCACCTGGCCTTTGCTTCGCGCAACGCCTTGCCGCTGTCGTTCGCACGGCTGCGCTCGCAAGGACTCGTGAGCGAGTTCGACCTGCGTGACCTGCGCTTCACCGCCGAGGAAACCGAGCGCTTCCTGCGCGAGCAGTTGGGCAGCATCGACAAGCGCGATGTGCAGGTGCTGCACGAACTCACTGATGGCTGGGTCGCCGGCCTGCAACTGTTCGTGGTCGACATGCAGGCCAAGCAGGGCGCCGCATATGCGCGGGTGCAGGTGCGCGACGCGCAGGCCTTCGCCAGCTACTTCGAAGGCGAGGTGCTGGCGCACCTGCCATCCGAAGAGCTTGCGCTGCTCACGCGGCTGGCCATCTGCAACCGTTTCTGCGCCTCCCTGTGCGCCGCGTTGCTGGCGCTGCCGCACGCCGGCGCGGGCATGGCCTTGCGGCTGGCACGGCTGGACAGCGAGAACCTGTTCATCAGCCAGGTCAGCAGCCACGACCGTGAAATCTGGTATCGCGTGCATCCGCTCCTGCGCGAGATCCTGCTGGCACGCCTGGAAAGACTGCCGGGCGACGAACGCCGCGCGCTGCATGGCGAAGCCTGGCGCTGGTTCGAGGCGCACGGGCATTTCGACGAAGCCGTGCGCCATGCGGTGCTGGCGGGCGACGCGCACGCGGCCGCCGACATCGTGGAGGCTTGCGCGTCCGATCTGCTGGCCCGGGGCGAGCTGGCCTCGCTGGGCGGCCTGATGCGGCGGCTGCCTGCGACGCAGGTACAGGCGCGCTTTGAGCTTCGGCTCGTGGCCGCCTACCTGCGCCTGTATGCGCGCGACATCGAAGCGCTTGAAGGCAGCATCGCGCAACTGGAAGCGGAGTTCGACACGCTGGACGCACTGCAGCGCCGGGGTCTCACGCTGCTGCGCGGCGGTCTGGCGCTTCAGCGTGACGACACCGAGACCCTGCTGGCGATTGCGCCGCAGCTCGAAGCCATTCCGGACGATGCACAGGCCATCTTCGCCGGGCGCAACCACCTCCTGGCCTGGATGCACATGTACCGCGACGCCTACGGCGAGGCCCGCACGCTGCTGGAAGAGGCCGCGCAGCAGCACGGCACCTCGACCGGCCGCGGCCTGATCGGGCGCTGTCTCGCCGGCATGAGCTACGCGCTCGAAGGCCGCATGACCGAGGCGGAACACCTGTTCCGTGCGGTCCTGCAAGAGGCGCACGGGCACGGCGCCGCCCGCATCGGCGTGGCCAGCATGGCCGCGGGCCTGCAAAGCGATGTGCTCTACGAGTGGAACGAACTCGAAGCTGCCTGCAGTCTGCTGGAGCCTCGCATCGAAGTGCTGGAACGCGCCTCGATTCCCGATGCGGTGCTGCGCGCCTTCGTCGTCCTGGCATGCGCGCACTGGCTGGCGGGCCGGCGCCTCGAAGCGCTCGACCACCTCGACCACCTGGAGGACTACGCCGTGCGCAACGGCCTGGACCGCCTGCTCGCGCATGCGCTGGTCCTGCGCATGCGCCTGTACCTCAAGCAAGGCGAGACCGCACAGGCCGACCAGGTGTTCGAGCGGGTCAAGGTGCTGAATGCACGCCATGCCGATGCGGGCAAGGGCACGGCGGCCGAAACCTGGCGCATCACCGAGCGTGCGCGCGCCGACATGTGCCTGCACTGGAACGACTTCGACGGCGCCGTCGATTGCCTGAAGCCCCTCGTCGAGTGCACCGCGTCGGCCGGCCGGTGGCGCATCCTGGCCGCGCTTCGGCTGCAACTGGCCATCGCGGAGTCGGGGCGCGGCAACCAGCGGACCGCGCGCCAGCAGGCGATCGAAGCCTTGCGGCTGGGCCATAGGCTCGGACTCGTGCGCAGCCTGCTGGACGTGTCGGCGAACGTGCCGTCGCTGCTCGATGCGCTGCTGGCGGACGCGGCGCTCGACCCGGTGCTCGCGTTCTATGCGCAGCGGCTGGTGGATGCGGCCGCGGCCACGCGACGCGCGCGTGCGGCTGTCGGCGTTGCAGCGAGCGCCGCAGCCGAAGGCGTTGCCGTCGACCTGCTCAACGAGCGCGAGCGCGAGGTGCTCGACCTCGTCGCGCAGGCCATGCCCAACAAGAAGATCGCCCGCGTGCTCGGCGTCACGCCCCACACCGTGAAGTGGCATCTGCGCAAGATCTACAGCAAGCTGGGCGTCGCCGAGCGCGACGAAGCGGTCGCGCGCATGCGCGATCTCTCGCTGCTGCGGGAAACCCCCAAGCTGCGCTGA
- a CDS encoding Bug family tripartite tricarboxylate transporter substrate binding protein: MVKNSQESTARHRRSVLASLCCTWLGLSVPAMAQPASYPAHPVRIVSVSGAGTGVDDFTRLAATYLSRKTGQNFYVENRPGANSILASDHVAKAVPDGYTLLLTAASAVTANPYLYKKLPYDANKDLVPIARMSVVPIVVMVPATSPYRSMEALMAGARAQPGKLSYGTSTTGYKVMVAAINGLAKVQALEIPYKSSAALLPDLISGTLDYAMLEVSQAVPQVEGGKLRALAVSSPMRVAALPDVPTLNELGLGDATLTSWLGLFAPAGTPRAVVDKLSLLAVEFVSSPEANRHFTQRGTAAYPAASGEFAKAILDDQARWKHYITTTGLQPE, from the coding sequence ATGGTCAAGAACTCGCAAGAATCTACTGCGCGGCATCGACGGAGCGTGCTGGCCAGCCTGTGTTGCACCTGGCTGGGCTTGTCCGTGCCGGCGATGGCGCAGCCGGCGTCCTACCCCGCGCACCCGGTGCGCATCGTGTCGGTCAGCGGCGCGGGCACCGGGGTCGACGACTTCACGCGGCTCGCGGCAACGTACCTGAGCCGGAAGACCGGCCAGAACTTCTACGTGGAGAACCGCCCGGGCGCCAACAGCATCCTGGCGTCCGACCACGTCGCCAAGGCCGTGCCGGACGGCTACACGCTGCTGCTGACCGCGGCCAGCGCGGTGACGGCCAACCCCTACCTCTACAAGAAGCTGCCCTACGACGCCAACAAGGACCTGGTGCCGATTGCACGCATGTCCGTGGTGCCCATCGTGGTGATGGTGCCGGCCACCTCGCCGTACCGCAGCATGGAGGCCCTGATGGCGGGCGCGCGTGCGCAGCCCGGCAAGCTCAGCTACGGCACGAGCACCACCGGCTACAAGGTCATGGTGGCCGCGATCAACGGCCTTGCGAAGGTGCAGGCGCTGGAAATTCCCTACAAGAGCTCGGCCGCGCTGCTGCCCGACCTGATCTCCGGCACGCTCGACTACGCGATGCTGGAGGTGTCGCAGGCCGTGCCGCAGGTGGAAGGCGGCAAGCTGAGGGCGTTGGCGGTGTCGAGCCCGATGCGCGTCGCCGCGCTGCCCGACGTGCCCACGCTGAACGAACTGGGCCTGGGCGATGCCACGCTGACGAGCTGGCTGGGCCTGTTCGCACCGGCCGGCACGCCGCGGGCCGTCGTGGACAAGCTCTCGCTGCTGGCCGTGGAGTTCGTCAGTTCGCCCGAAGCCAACAGGCATTTCACGCAGCGTGGAACGGCGGCCTATCCGGCGGCGTCGGGTGAGTTCGCGAAAGCCATCCTGGACGACCAGGCGCGGTGGAAGCACTACATCACCACCACGGGCCTCCAGCCGGAATAG
- a CDS encoding enoyl-CoA hydratase/isomerase family protein — protein MNDTTETLRASQLRIEGGIAELSHQRPALRNALSTELQMDYADVIARVESDREIRVLLITGSGGSFSAGGDVKFMRERLTDPGVATADYMRGRLRKAHQWLTRLRELEVPVVAAVDGPAYGAGFGLALQADFVLASTRAVFCASFARLGAVPDFGLLHTLPRIVGLSRAKELMLTARRLGAQEAQAWGLVHAVHADDALQTEARAFAQRLCAGPREAAGMTKNLVNRSFETDCAAMFMAEASAQAVAMQTPYHAQAVADFARDGAFRYDWDRMAAGRPAS, from the coding sequence ATGAACGACACCACCGAAACCCTGCGCGCCTCGCAGTTGCGCATCGAAGGCGGCATCGCCGAGCTCAGCCACCAGCGCCCGGCGCTGCGCAATGCGCTGTCCACCGAACTGCAGATGGACTACGCCGACGTCATCGCGCGCGTCGAGAGCGACCGCGAGATCCGCGTGCTGCTGATCACCGGCTCGGGCGGCAGCTTCTCTGCCGGCGGCGACGTCAAGTTCATGCGCGAACGGCTGACCGACCCGGGCGTGGCGACGGCGGACTACATGCGCGGCCGGCTGCGCAAGGCCCACCAGTGGCTGACCCGCCTGCGCGAGCTGGAAGTGCCGGTCGTTGCCGCGGTCGACGGGCCGGCCTACGGCGCGGGCTTCGGTCTTGCCTTGCAGGCCGACTTCGTACTGGCATCGACGCGCGCCGTGTTCTGTGCTTCTTTCGCGCGGTTGGGTGCCGTGCCCGACTTCGGCCTGCTGCACACGCTGCCGCGCATCGTGGGCCTGTCCCGCGCGAAGGAGCTGATGCTGACGGCGCGCCGCCTGGGTGCACAGGAAGCGCAGGCGTGGGGCCTCGTGCATGCGGTCCATGCAGACGATGCGCTGCAAACCGAGGCGAGGGCGTTTGCGCAGCGCCTGTGCGCAGGCCCGCGCGAGGCGGCCGGCATGACCAAGAACCTGGTCAACAGGAGTTTCGAGACCGATTGCGCCGCGATGTTCATGGCCGAGGCCAGCGCGCAAGCCGTGGCCATGCAAACGCCTTACCACGCCCAGGCCGTGGCCGACTTCGCGCGCGACGGCGCCTTCCGCTACGACTGGGACCGCATGGCGGCCGGGCGTCCTGCCTCCTGA
- a CDS encoding acyl-CoA dehydrogenase family protein produces the protein MNDTLLDDFERPLRELCTDDSLRAIEAGASTDALWHAIDALGYTDALVPEEQGGAGLSLRELFALVFATGKAGLGLPFGETAVARALLAAAGHGERHGAGPIAIAPGIPGDAGAIVCRDVPGGALAQQVLVSWQGEWLLLPRERAAATPGAWRPQASATLQWHTPDLAVARFDAGAADAVALCNALHAAGMAGAMARVLELVTDYARDRKQFGRPIAQFQAVQQELSVLAEQAHSATLAARLGCSAVGMRPDPLLAATAKLRACEAARSVCAIAHAVFGAIGITEEHVLGLYTRRLHEWRAAPGTETQCARLLGQALLAQPDGLFDFVRLRLSAPALA, from the coding sequence ATGAACGACACACTCCTTGACGATTTCGAACGCCCGCTGCGCGAACTCTGCACCGACGACAGCCTGCGCGCCATCGAGGCGGGCGCGTCCACCGATGCGCTGTGGCATGCCATCGACGCGCTGGGCTACACCGATGCGCTCGTGCCGGAAGAGCAGGGCGGTGCGGGCCTGTCGCTGCGCGAGCTGTTCGCGCTGGTGTTCGCCACAGGCAAGGCCGGGCTGGGGCTTCCCTTCGGCGAAACCGCCGTCGCGCGCGCTCTGCTGGCCGCGGCGGGTCATGGCGAGCGGCACGGCGCCGGGCCCATCGCGATCGCGCCCGGCATCCCCGGCGACGCAGGTGCCATCGTTTGCCGTGACGTGCCTGGCGGCGCGCTGGCGCAGCAGGTGCTCGTGAGCTGGCAAGGCGAGTGGCTTCTGTTGCCGCGCGAGCGCGCAGCGGCCACGCCGGGTGCGTGGCGCCCGCAGGCTTCGGCCACCTTGCAGTGGCACACACCCGATCTCGCGGTGGCGCGCTTCGATGCAGGCGCCGCCGATGCCGTGGCGCTCTGCAATGCGCTTCACGCCGCAGGCATGGCGGGTGCCATGGCACGCGTGCTCGAACTGGTGACCGACTACGCACGCGACCGCAAGCAGTTCGGCCGGCCGATCGCGCAGTTCCAGGCCGTGCAGCAGGAACTCAGCGTGCTGGCCGAACAGGCGCATTCGGCCACACTGGCCGCCCGCCTGGGCTGCAGCGCTGTTGGCATGCGGCCCGATCCGCTGCTGGCCGCCACCGCGAAACTGCGGGCCTGCGAGGCGGCGCGCAGCGTCTGTGCCATCGCGCACGCCGTGTTCGGCGCCATCGGCATCACCGAGGAGCACGTGCTCGGCCTGTACACGCGCCGCCTGCATGAATGGCGGGCCGCGCCGGGCACGGAAACGCAGTGCGCGCGCCTGTTGGGCCAGGCCCTGCTGGCACAGCCCGACGGCTTGTTCGATTTCGTCCGGCTGCGGTTGTCCGCGCCGGCCCTTGCCTGA
- a CDS encoding acyl-CoA synthetase, which yields MKTANYLGDFAALTPDKPAVINGSSGERLSYRELDERSNRLAQVLHAQGLRRGDCIAMLLENHMRCFEVAWAAFRSGLLVTAVNRFLTAGEVAYIVEDSGAQVLISSSAMAGVAAELTGTTPHCARRLMMDGVIPGWESYEQAVACAPAQRLAEEWVGGTLLYSSGTTGRPKGIVRAAARARFDEDVADPRLMMMHRYSFNADSVYLSTAPLYHAAPLSYATNTHFFGGTVVFMPKFDAVESLALIERYRVTHSQWVPTMFIRLLKLPDASREAFDLSSHRVAIHAAAPCPAEVKRRMIDWWGPIVREYYGGSEGNGLTSIDSQEALARPGSVGRAVLGVLRICDDDGNELPAGKDGLIYFERDSLPFHYHRDPGKTRAAQHPRHPNWTAIGDIGHLDADGYLYLTDRLFYMIISGGVNIYPQAIEDALALHPSVQDAAVIGVPDAEMGEAVKAVIEPAPGVAPTPALAQALIAFLRGKVASYMLPRSVDFIDEMPRLPTGKLYKRALRERYAKAEPSKETQT from the coding sequence ATGAAAACGGCGAACTACCTTGGAGACTTTGCCGCTCTGACGCCGGACAAGCCTGCAGTCATCAACGGCAGCAGCGGCGAGCGCCTGAGCTACCGCGAACTGGATGAGCGTTCCAACCGGCTGGCGCAGGTGCTGCATGCCCAGGGCCTGCGCCGCGGCGATTGCATCGCGATGCTGCTGGAGAACCACATGCGCTGTTTCGAGGTGGCCTGGGCGGCCTTTCGCTCGGGGCTGCTGGTGACGGCGGTCAACCGGTTCCTGACGGCGGGGGAGGTGGCCTACATCGTGGAGGACAGCGGCGCGCAGGTGCTGATCTCCTCGTCTGCCATGGCCGGTGTCGCGGCCGAACTGACCGGCACCACGCCGCACTGCGCACGCCGGCTGATGATGGACGGCGTCATCCCCGGGTGGGAGTCCTACGAGCAGGCCGTGGCTTGTGCGCCGGCGCAGCGGCTGGCCGAGGAATGGGTGGGCGGCACGCTGCTGTACAGCTCGGGCACGACAGGCCGGCCCAAGGGCATCGTGCGTGCGGCGGCCCGTGCGCGCTTCGATGAGGACGTGGCGGACCCGCGGCTGATGATGATGCACCGCTACAGCTTCAATGCCGATTCGGTCTACCTGTCCACGGCGCCGCTGTACCACGCAGCCCCGCTGTCCTATGCGACCAACACGCACTTCTTCGGCGGCACCGTGGTGTTCATGCCCAAGTTCGACGCGGTCGAGTCGCTGGCGCTGATCGAGCGCTACCGCGTCACCCACAGCCAGTGGGTGCCGACCATGTTCATCCGTTTGTTGAAGCTGCCGGATGCGTCCCGCGAAGCCTTCGACCTGTCCAGCCACCGCGTGGCCATCCATGCCGCGGCGCCGTGTCCCGCCGAGGTCAAGCGCCGCATGATCGACTGGTGGGGGCCCATCGTGCGGGAGTACTACGGCGGCAGCGAAGGCAATGGCCTGACCTCGATCGACAGCCAGGAAGCGCTCGCGCGCCCCGGTTCGGTGGGCCGGGCCGTGCTGGGCGTGCTGCGCATCTGCGACGACGACGGCAACGAGCTGCCGGCGGGCAAGGACGGGCTGATCTATTTCGAGCGCGACAGCCTGCCTTTTCACTATCACCGCGACCCCGGCAAGACCCGCGCGGCCCAGCATCCACGGCACCCGAACTGGACCGCGATCGGCGACATCGGCCACCTGGACGCGGACGGCTACCTGTACCTGACCGATCGGCTCTTCTACATGATCATCTCGGGCGGGGTGAACATCTACCCGCAGGCCATCGAGGATGCGCTGGCCCTGCACCCCAGCGTGCAGGACGCCGCCGTGATCGGCGTGCCCGACGCCGAGATGGGCGAGGCCGTGAAGGCCGTCATCGAGCCCGCGCCCGGCGTGGCACCCACGCCGGCATTGGCGCAAGCGCTCATCGCCTTCCTGCGCGGCAAGGTCGCGAGCTACATGCTGCCGCGCTCGGTGGACTTCATCGACGAGATGCCGCGCCTTCCCACCGGCAAGCTCTATAAGCGCGCGCTGCGCGAGCGCTATGCCAAGGCCGAACCGAGCAAGGAGACCCAGACATGA
- a CDS encoding lipid-transfer protein, with amino-acid sequence MTENVLIAGVGMVPFTKPGAGPSYLEMGGDAVRMALADAGIGYGQLQMAFAGYVYGDTSCGQGVLYRVGRTAIPVFNVNNACATGSSALYLARAAVQSGQVECALALGFEQMQPGATRSNFPDRPIPRGDVLPIQDALCGDAGEIPRNLVTFGGAGREHMRKYGTRMSTFAAIRAKASRHAANNPLALFRKIVTTEDVMNDQVMWEGVMTRMMACPPTCGAAAAIVCSPAFARRHGLRTDVAILAQAMVTDPQESFEPPTMKGFVGAYMAERASRAVYEQASVDPRDIPVVELHDCFAHNELLSYESLGLCPEGGAEQFVLDGDNTYGGRVVTNPSGGLLCKGHPLGATGLAQCYELTHQLRGTADKRQVDGARLALQHNLGLGGACVVTLYGKH; translated from the coding sequence ATGACTGAAAACGTTCTGATCGCCGGCGTCGGCATGGTGCCCTTCACCAAGCCCGGCGCTGGCCCCAGCTACCTCGAGATGGGCGGCGATGCCGTGCGCATGGCATTGGCCGATGCCGGCATCGGCTACGGGCAGTTGCAGATGGCGTTCGCCGGCTATGTCTATGGCGACACGAGCTGCGGCCAGGGTGTGCTGTACCGCGTGGGGCGCACGGCCATCCCGGTGTTCAACGTCAACAATGCCTGCGCCACCGGCTCCAGCGCGCTCTACCTGGCGCGCGCCGCGGTGCAGAGCGGGCAGGTCGAGTGCGCGCTGGCGCTGGGCTTCGAGCAGATGCAGCCGGGGGCCACGCGTTCCAACTTTCCGGATCGCCCGATTCCGCGCGGTGACGTGCTGCCGATACAGGACGCGCTGTGCGGCGATGCCGGCGAGATCCCGCGCAATCTGGTGACCTTCGGCGGCGCCGGCCGCGAACACATGCGCAAGTACGGCACCCGGATGTCCACGTTCGCCGCGATCCGCGCCAAGGCCAGCCGCCACGCGGCGAACAACCCGCTGGCGCTGTTCAGGAAGATCGTGACGACCGAAGACGTCATGAACGACCAGGTCATGTGGGAAGGCGTGATGACCCGCATGATGGCCTGCCCACCCACCTGCGGCGCGGCCGCCGCGATCGTATGCTCGCCCGCGTTCGCGCGGCGGCACGGTCTGCGCACCGACGTTGCGATCCTGGCGCAGGCCATGGTCACGGACCCGCAGGAATCCTTCGAGCCACCGACCATGAAAGGCTTCGTCGGCGCCTACATGGCCGAGCGCGCCTCGCGCGCGGTCTACGAGCAGGCCAGCGTCGACCCACGGGACATTCCGGTGGTCGAGCTGCACGACTGCTTTGCCCACAACGAGCTGCTGAGCTACGAATCGCTGGGCCTGTGCCCCGAAGGCGGCGCCGAGCAGTTCGTGCTTGACGGTGACAACACCTACGGCGGCCGTGTCGTCACCAACCCTTCCGGCGGCTTGCTGTGCAAGGGCCACCCGCTGGGCGCCACCGGCCTGGCCCAGTGCTACGAGCTGACGCACCAGTTGCGCGGCACGGCTGACAAGCGCCAGGTCGACGGTGCGCGGCTCGCGCTGCAGCACAACCTGGGCCTGGGCGGCGCCTGCGTGGTCACGCTGTACGGCAAGCATTGA
- a CDS encoding CaiB/BaiF CoA transferase family protein, with protein MGPLQGIRIVELAGIGPGPMACMLLADLGATVLRIDRTEAADLGVKRPAKYNLLLRNRQCAMLDLKQPAAVEQVLELVENADVLIEGFRPGVAERLGLGPEPCLARNARLVYGRMTGWGQTGPLAHAAGHDVNYLALTGALNAIGRKDQAPSIPLALAGDMGGGALYLVMGVLAALLEARGSGKGQVVDAAIVDGAASLATSFYGLHAAGLWDERRGTNILDSGAPFYEVYECQDGGWISVGPIEARFYAQLLQKLDLDAEALGGQHDRSAWAQAKVQIAQRFKSRTRQQWCDLLEGSDVCFAPVLSFAEAPQHAHMKARGTFVEVDGVVQPAPAPRFSRTVPAMPRPPRELPDADLAAIAAEWRAARN; from the coding sequence ATGGGACCCCTTCAAGGAATCAGGATCGTGGAGCTTGCCGGCATCGGCCCGGGCCCCATGGCCTGCATGCTGCTGGCCGACCTGGGCGCCACGGTGCTGCGCATCGATCGCACCGAGGCGGCCGACCTTGGCGTGAAGCGCCCGGCCAAATACAACCTGCTGCTGCGCAACCGCCAATGCGCAATGCTCGACTTGAAGCAACCCGCAGCCGTCGAGCAGGTGCTGGAACTCGTGGAAAACGCCGATGTGCTGATCGAGGGATTCAGGCCCGGTGTGGCCGAACGCCTCGGGCTCGGGCCTGAGCCCTGTCTCGCGCGCAACGCGCGCCTCGTGTACGGCCGCATGACAGGCTGGGGCCAGACCGGCCCGCTCGCCCACGCTGCTGGCCATGACGTGAACTACCTCGCACTGACCGGCGCCCTGAACGCCATCGGCCGCAAGGACCAGGCGCCTTCGATTCCCCTGGCCCTGGCCGGCGACATGGGCGGTGGCGCGCTTTACCTGGTGATGGGCGTGCTCGCGGCGTTGCTGGAAGCACGCGGCTCCGGCAAGGGCCAGGTGGTCGACGCCGCCATCGTCGACGGTGCGGCCTCGCTGGCCACTTCCTTCTACGGCCTGCATGCCGCAGGGCTGTGGGACGAACGGCGCGGCACCAACATCCTGGACTCCGGCGCGCCTTTCTACGAGGTCTACGAATGCCAGGACGGCGGATGGATCTCGGTCGGCCCGATCGAGGCGCGTTTCTATGCGCAGCTTCTGCAGAAGCTGGACCTCGATGCCGAAGCACTCGGCGGCCAGCACGACCGCAGCGCGTGGGCGCAGGCCAAGGTGCAGATCGCACAGCGCTTCAAGTCGCGCACGCGACAGCAGTGGTGCGACCTGCTCGAAGGCAGCGATGTCTGCTTTGCACCGGTGCTGTCTTTTGCCGAGGCACCCCAGCATGCACACATGAAGGCGCGCGGCACCTTCGTCGAGGTCGACGGCGTGGTGCAGCCGGCCCCGGCACCACGCTTCAGCCGCACCGTGCCGGCCATGCCCAGGCCACCCCGGGAATTGCCGGACGCCGATCTCGCCGCCATTGCCGCCGAATGGCGCGCCGCGCGAAACTGA
- a CDS encoding SDR family oxidoreductase: MQQLCKDRVVVITGAGRGLGREYALEFARQGAKVVVNDLGAKPDGTGAMNGPAQEVVAEIRAMGGEAVVNTDDVSDWEGAQRLIQTAITTFGGLDVLVNNAGILRDKTLVNMDIDDFDAVIRVHLRGTFAPMRHAAAYWREEAKAGRPRVARVINTSSSSGLYGIVGQTNYGAAKAGIANMTIVASRELERYGATVNAIYPTAMSRLTEDLFKSGQLNPKAPAGAAGFDPLDAANVAPLVVWLGSVHSGAVTGRVFGAKGGRITVAEGWRAGPHVQKDSRWTVAELGEVLPGLVARAAPNADLSGQLNPSNA, translated from the coding sequence ATGCAGCAACTCTGCAAGGACCGCGTGGTCGTCATCACCGGCGCCGGCCGTGGCCTCGGCCGCGAATACGCACTGGAGTTCGCGCGCCAGGGCGCGAAGGTGGTCGTCAACGACCTGGGCGCGAAGCCCGACGGCACGGGCGCCATGAACGGCCCCGCCCAGGAAGTGGTGGCCGAGATCCGTGCGATGGGCGGCGAAGCCGTGGTCAACACCGACGACGTGTCCGACTGGGAGGGCGCGCAGCGGCTGATCCAGACCGCGATCACCACGTTCGGTGGGCTCGACGTGCTGGTCAACAACGCCGGCATCCTGCGCGACAAGACGCTCGTGAACATGGACATCGACGATTTCGACGCCGTGATCCGCGTCCATCTGCGCGGCACCTTCGCACCGATGCGCCATGCCGCCGCATACTGGCGCGAAGAAGCCAAGGCCGGGCGCCCGCGCGTGGCGCGCGTCATCAACACCAGTTCGTCGTCCGGCCTGTACGGCATCGTCGGGCAGACCAACTATGGCGCGGCCAAGGCCGGCATCGCCAACATGACCATCGTGGCGTCGCGCGAGCTGGAGCGCTATGGCGCGACCGTCAATGCGATCTACCCGACCGCGATGAGCCGCCTCACGGAAGACCTGTTCAAGAGCGGACAGCTCAACCCCAAGGCGCCCGCCGGCGCCGCCGGGTTCGATCCACTGGACGCGGCGAACGTGGCGCCGCTGGTCGTCTGGCTGGGCAGTGTGCATTCGGGCGCTGTCACCGGCCGGGTGTTCGGCGCCAAGGGCGGGCGCATCACGGTGGCCGAGGGGTGGCGCGCGGGTCCCCATGTGCAGAAAGACAGTCGCTGGACCGTTGCCGAACTGGGCGAGGTGCTGCCCGGCCTGGTCGCACGCGCGGCGCCGAACGCCGACCTGAGCGGCCAGTTGAATCCGTCGAACGCGTGA